The proteins below are encoded in one region of Salvelinus namaycush isolate Seneca chromosome 39, SaNama_1.0, whole genome shotgun sequence:
- the LOC120032523 gene encoding dnaJ homolog subfamily A member 3, mitochondrial-like encodes MASSVVVCTARLLNFVGVSSGHRRACSLLASARHGEACVTEMLGTQRCRIGGNFGCLRPGNAVTLRLTGLRPPHVVSSSHTFHTSCSSANKQDLYDVLGVPRTATQKEIKKAYYQMAKKYHPDTNQDDPQAKEKFAKLAEAYEVLSDEVKRKQYDTYGAAGFDPSQAGGGAGGQQYWRAGGASVDPEEMFRKIFGEFTGAQGFGDFNSMFEQRPEFVMELTFTQAAKGVNKEMTVNLDDACQRCDGKGSEPGTKVQHCHYCNGTGMESINTGPFMMRSTCRRCGGRGSIMTTPCVMCRGSGQTKQRQTVTVPVPAGVDNGQTVRMPVGKKEIHITFRVQRSPVFRRDGINIHSDVHISVAQAILGGSARAQGLYNTIDIQIPPGCQADQKIRLQGKGIQRMNSYSYGDHYVHIKIRVPKKLTRRQRSLLLSYAEEETDVEGTVNGVTATTTGGGRSGQRSEFGAGQGRTEEKKKEDEEEEGILSKIKKIFS; translated from the exons ATGGCGTCCTCCGTGGTTGTCTGCACTGCGCGTTTACTCAACTTTGTAGGAGTGTCTTCTGGCCATCGTCGGGCTTGCTCGCTGCTTGCCTCGGCGAGACATGGAGAAGCCTGTGTCACGGAGATGTTGGGGACACAACGGTGCAGGATAGGGGGCAACTTTGGCTGTTTGAGACCTGGAAATGCAGTGACATTGAGACTCACAG GACTGAGGCCCCCCCATGTTGTCAGCAGTAGTCACACCTTCCACACTAGCTGCTCCTCAGCTAACAAACAGGACTTGTATGATGTTCTGGGGGTGCCTCGCACGGCCACTCAGAAAGAGATCAAGAAAGCCTACTATCAG ATGGCTAAGAAGTACCACCCAGACACCAACCAGGATGACCCTCAGGCCAAGGAGAAGTTTGCCAAGCTGGCAGAAGCCTACGAG GTGCTGAGTGACGAGGTCAAGAGGAAGCAGTATGACACGTACGGGGCGGCAGGCTTCGACCCCAGCCAGGCGGGAGGGGGGGCGGGGGGCCAGCAGTACTGGAGGGCCGGGGGGGCCAGCGTCGACCCAGAGGAAATGTTCAGGAAGATCTTCGGGGAGTTCACAGGAGCGCAGGGTTTCGGAGACTTCAACAGCATGTTTGAACAGAGGCCAGAG tttgtGATGGAGCTGACGTTCACCCAGGCAGCTAAGGGAGTGAACAAGGAGATGACAGTGAACCTGGACGATGCGTGTCAGAGATGTGATGGTAAAGGTAGCGAGCCAGGAACCAAGGTCCAGCACTGTCACTACTGTAACGGCACCGGCATG GAGTCTATAAACACCGGTCCCTTCATGATGCGCTCTACGTGTCGACGCTGTGGTGGGCGGGGCTCCATCATGACCACGCCCTGTGTGATGTGTCGCGGATCGGGACAGACCAAACAGAGACAGACCGTCACCGTGCCTGTGCCcgcag GAGTAGACAATGGACAGACTGTACGAATGCCAGTGGGGAAGAAGGAAATCCACATCACATTTAGA gtCCAGAGGAGTCCAGTGTTCAGACGTGATGGGATCAACATCCACTCTGATGTCCACATCTCTGTAGCCCAGGCTATTCTGGGGGGCTCTGCCCGGGCACAGGGACTCTACAACACCATAGATATACAG ATCCCTCCAGGTTGCCAGGCCGACCAGAAGATCCGCCTGCAGGGAAAGGGGATCCAGAGGATGAACAGCTATAGTTATGGAGATCACTACGTTCACATCAAGATCAGAGTACCTAa GAAGTTAACCCGTCGACAACGCTCCCTGCTCCTGAGTTATGCAGAGGAAGAGACTGACGTGGAGGGGACTGTCAACGGAGTCACTGCTACTACCACAG gtgggggcAGGAGTGGGCAGCGCTCTGAGTTTGGGGCAGGACAGggcagaacagaggagaagaagaaagaagacgaagaggaggagggcaTCCTttccaaaataaagaaaatcttTAGCTGA